DNA sequence from the Geobacter sp. AOG2 genome:
AGGTACTAAACTATGCGGGTACTTCAGGAATACGATACCGTCAGTATCGTACTCAAGTTTGCGCATATCATTTCATCCTGCGTCTGGTTTGGGGCTGTCGTTTGTATTGGGGTTTTGCTGTATCTGAATCATGAATCCGGCAGCAGCGAGGAACTAAACGCCTTTAACCTGGGAATTCACTATCTGGACAACTACCTGATCGGTCCCGCTGTGATTGTCAGCATTCTGAGCGGGGTTTTTCTCTGTTTCAGTAACAACCTGCAACTCTTCGCCTGTCGCTGGGTAATCAAGAAATGGTTGAGTAGCCTGGTTGCCGTGGCATTCGGTCTCATCTGGCTCGCCCCGTGGTTGAAGGAGTTGGAGATCATCTGCAGGATCAACCAATTCATGGTCTTTACCATACCCGGCTATTATCGTACCTACTACCTGAACCATATCAGCCTGGTGGTCCAGGAGATCATGCTGCTCTACCTTATTCTCATTTCACTTTTGAAACCCTGCACCGGCTATAAGAATTGTATCCATTGCCGGGAACGTTTTGGTTACAAAAAGTCTGAGAAGCCGCTCTCGTGCCCCAGTGACTGACCGCACGGGATACGAGAGGCATCTGCTGTTCTGCCGCCCTGCAACGGAGGCTGGCTTATGGGGACGGAAGGACCAGGCGAAACCCCACATCATAGGTATGCACCTCTGGTGGCAGGGAGCTACGCACCGACGCCCGGACATTTTTAGGGAGCATGAACCAACCACCACCCCGGATGATACGGTTCGAGCCTGCTGACGGCCCCTGAGGATTCTCCTTGATGCTGGAGAATTTCTCGTCATACCAATCGTTGACCCACTCCCAGAGATTGCCACTCATATCATAGATTCCCAGTCCGTTTGGGCGCTTCCTTCCCACACGTTGGGGACGGTCACCCGCAGTGCTGAAATACCATGCCACTGCCTCCACATCGTTGCCGCCGCAGAATTTCTCACTTTTGCCGCCGCTACGGCAGGCATACTCCCACTCGGCCTCGGTGGGTAGACGATACTCTTGGCCGCTCATTTTGTTGAGCTTACCGATGAATGCCTGTACGTCACTCCAACTTACGTTCTCCACCGGGCAATCGTCGCCGCAGCTTTTGAAGAAAGCCGGATTGTCGCCCATCACCTTTTTCCATTGTGCCTGAGTGGTTTCCGTTTTTGCGATGCTGAAGTCGGAGACGCAGACATCGTGAGGGGGTTTCTCGTTGTTGGCGCCATCGCCAAAGGTATCACCCATCTTGAAACAGCCTCCGCCGACATGAGCAAAACGGATGCCGGTGACGGAATCAGTATATTCCTTGACAACCTCTCCAAAGGACGTGGATGCAGCGAACAGCGGCAAAAAGCAGATACAGGCTGCGACGAGCGACAGTCTCTTCATGACAGTGCCTCCTCTATTTCTTCAAAGTGTGATTTATTGTCCGGTGCAGCAATGGGCTTGAATGGCGCGGCCGGGTGGTGGTCGCACGACGCAACCGATCCAATCGGGCTCATAATATGCCTTATTTTTATCCTTTTTACACCATCAAAACTGAGGTTGAAAGCTCTATGGAAAATTGATATAGTTTCTAGACAAATCACCCCTATGACATGGTCATGGAATCGTTTCAGGAGGCTCCTCATGGAGATATCAGTAGTACCGTTGTCTGCCGATAAAATGAAGGCAAAGTTCAAGGACGAGTCGCACTTGGGTTTTGGCAAAATATTTACCGACCGGATGTTTTTGGTCGAATGGAGTGTGGACAAGGGGTGGCACGACGCCCGCGTCAAGCCGTACGAACCGTTCATGCTCGATCCGGCCTGCCTTGTGCTCCACTATGCGCAGGAGATTTTTGAAGGACTCAAGGCCTACAAATGGGAGGATGGCAGAATCGCGCTGTTTCGCCCCGAGATGAACGCCCGACGCTTTCAAAGTTCGGCGGACCGCCTATGCATGCCGGAGGTTCCCGAGGATCTTTTCCTGGCCGGTATCGAAAAGCTGGTTTCCCTGGAGCGTGACTGGATTCCCACCGCGCCGGGGACCTCACTCTACATCCGGCCTGCTTTGATTGCCGTGGAACCGGTATTGGGTGTGAAAACATCCGACCACTACTACTTCTACGTTATTCTCTCTCCGGTGGGTGCTTATTATGCGGCGGGCTTTAACCCGGTCAGTATCCTGGTGGAAGACAAGTACGTTCGCGCCACTCCTGGTGGTACCGGGGAGGCCAAGACCGGCGGCAATTATGCAAGTTCGCTCAAAGCTGGGCTGGAGGCCAAGAAAAAAGGGTACGATCAGGTGCTCTGGCTGGACGGCCGTGAGCGGCGTTACATTGAGGAAGTGGGGGCCATGAACATGTTTTTCGTTTACGGCAATCACATCGTCACCGCCCCTCTGAGCGGCTCGATCCTCGCTGGCGTTACCCGCGACTCGGTGCTTAAACTTGCCACGAGCATGGGATGCACGGTGGAAGAACGCCCCATCGACGTAAACGAATTGATGGCTGATTTCAAGAGCGGCAAGATCACTGAAGCCTTTGGCAGTGGAACTGCGGCGGTGATCACACCGGTCGGTAAGCTCTGCTACAAGGATGAATGCGTCACGGTGGGGCAGGGGGTGGGCAGTCTGACCCAGAAACTGTACGATACCCTGACCGGCATTCAGACCGGCAAGATCGCCGATACGTTCGGATGGGTACGTTTTGTCGCCTGAAAATGAATGAGCCGGGGGAGCGGGATGTCACCGCTCTCCCGGACTAAGAGGGTAACCATGTCCCAAGGGAGCAAGGGAAAAAAACAGGCATCCCCCAATCGGTTGTGCGGTTCATGCCGCCGCACATGCAAACAGGCAGCAAATGCCGTTGTTGCCAAGTGTCCCCGCTACTATCCTTTCAGCCGTATCACTCAGAAGTCCGAATTCACATGGAAACAGCTCGATCTGGGCCTGTCTTAGATTGCTCCACGTCGGTACCAATTCATGTTGACGTCGAGCGTTGCTCCGGTTGCGGCCGTTGCGTGGCCGCCTGCCTGCTGCGTCTGATAACCCTTGAGCAACGGGGATACCGCAAGGCTGCTCTCATCACGTCCATAGAACACTGCACCCGTTGCGGCGCCTGTATCGAAAGTTGCCCCATAGGTGCGCTCACCGCTACACCCCCTTAACCTTCTAAAACTTTATCAGGGGCCACAGGCTGGCATAGTCATCCGTCCAAGGCCGTACTGCCACTGGTGGAACTGGAGCGAGTCTGTTGCGCACCGTATCGTTGCTTATAAATTGGGCGTTTCTGGTGAGCAGTACCCAGTCCGCCTTAAAGGTGCCGTTTTGACTGTTTGCCGGTGAGCTGACGGGTGTTACCCGGAAGCCCTCCCGCCTTCCCACGGCTCCGATCAGGGGAACCAGATTGAGGAATCGGTTGGTGGCGTTGATGGCGATGATGCCGTCCGGGCGCAGATGGCGATCATACACCGCGAAACATTCCCTGGTCAGGAGATGGATCGGGATGGCGTCGCTGCTGAAGGCATCAACAACCAAGACGTCGAATTGTTGTTGCCGGCCCGAGACAAGCTCCGCTTCCAGCATCAAGCGTGCGTCGCCGGTGACCGTCTCGATTCTGGCGGCGGAATCGGAAAGGTAGGAAAAGTGTTCCCGGGCGATGTCGATGACTGCCGGGTTGATCTCATAGAACCGGAAGAGATCGCCCGGAAGTCCATACACCGCGATGGAGCCGGTCCCGAGACCAATAATGCCGACCCGTAACGGCAGATGGTTTACGCGGCGCGGATGAAGGAGCAGGGCGAGCCCGACGCCACTCTCGGGGCCGTAGTACGATGTGGCGAGTCGGCGCTTCCCGGGGTCCACAAACTGGATGCCGTGGGTGATGGCTCCGTGCATCAAGGTTCGCATCTCGCCGGAACTCTCAAGATGTTTTACCACTCGCAGAACCCCGTAAAAATTGCGGGTCACCGTGTCGGTATAGGATCTGTAATTGAGCAGCGGACGCAACGTGGTAAGAACGAGCACAGCGATGCCGCAGCCTATTGCCGGCTTCAACCAGCTCGGGGCAACCTTGAAAAGGCCGTTTCTGCGCCAGGCTGCAACAATGGAGAGACAAGTGACCCACCAGATGACCGGATATTCCCAAAAGTCGTTGAAGAAGGCCGGGGCGGCCAAGGCGACAAACATGCCGCCCAGTGCCCCGCCTGCGGACATGGTCAGGTAAAAGGCGGTCAGGCGTGCCGGGTGGGGGCGAGAGCGTACCAATTCGCCGTGGCAGACCATGCAACCGGCGAATAGCGCAGCAAGATAGACAATGATCTGCAGCGGTAACGCCACTCTTGCGCCCAGGATAAAGACCGAACAGGCGGGGACCAGAAAGCCGGGCAGAAGAATGCCCCACAGGAGGCGGTCATAACCGTGGTCGTTGCGAAAACAAATGACGAAGCTGAGCAGGTAGAGGGCAAGGGGGGCGACCCAGAGAAAGGGGATTACCGCCACCTCCTGGCAGAGCTGGTTCGTCGTTGTCAATAGCAGCGCAGAGCCGCAGGCGGAGAGCAGCAACCAGAACATCAGATCGCCGGTTGAGAGCGCTGGTGTGTTCGCGTTGCACTCCTGGTCTGCCGAACCGTTATCAGAGAACATGGCTGTGCTTGGTTTGCCGGATAGTACCGGCCGTAGGCCGCAGGCGGCGCAGGACAGGCAGTAGAGGCCGAATCCCCAACTCCAGACAACGGCCTGATGCCGGAGGGAAATCAGGGGTTCGATGACGAACGGGTAACTTGCAAGGGCCAACAAAGACGCAATGTTGGAGAGGGAGTAGAGCCGGTAGGGTGAACGCTTAGGAAAATCGTGCAGGAACCAGTGTTGGACAAGAGGTGCTGAGGCGCAGAGTGCGAGATACGGCAACCCGATAGTGGTCGCCAGGAGCGAAAGTATGGCCGGAATGGGGGGGCTCCCCTGAGCAGGTTTCCAGATGTCCGCGGCAGGGGAAACCGGCAATAAGAGGAGTGAAGCGATCAATAGCCCCCCATGGAGGCAGGCCTGCCGCGTTCGGCTCAGGGGCGAGATGGCGTGGGCATAGGAGTAGCCGGCCAGAAGCCCAACCTGGAAAAAGACCATGCATGTCGCCCAGACGGCTGGCCCGCCGCCGAACCATGGCAGGATAGAGCGGCCGACAAGCGGCTGGAGTTGGAACAGGAGGAATGAGCCGAGAAAGATCGTGATGGTATGCAGGGGCACCGGTTCCTCCCGTGACAGCACCTCTTACAAATGAGTTCCCACGACGTAACCGCAGGAAGTACTAGCGCATGCCAAACTTCGACAGCAGGATGCCGAGGAATTTGTTGATGGGATTATCACGGCGCAGGGATTGTATGACCGGTGGCTTCCGTATGCCGACCTGGTTGAGCAATGCCGCAAGTTCCGGGTCATGGGCGTGTTGCATCCCGTCCCTGAGAACCGTGAGCGCCTCCTCCTTGTTTGGTCCCAACAGGTGGATGCGGGCCAGGTTTAGATAATGGACCGGGTTGCCGGGTTCCTGTGCCAACGACTTGCGGCACAGGTCTATCCCTTTTGTAACATGACCCCGCTCTTTTGCCATGCAATAGGCGTAATAGGAGGCGCAGAGAGCGGTCGGCTGAGCCTCCATGGACTTTTCGAAATGTCCCAATGCCCTCAGGAGATTGCCCGCCTTGAATAGGGTCAGGCCGTTGTCGAACTCCTTGCTCGCATCACTATCGGCCATGCAGAACTCCTGGTGGACTATTGATGGGGGTGAGTCTGGCCTTCCATCTTCTTATTCCTTGAAAGCCCTCATCATCAATTCAAAATCCTCCAAAAGCGCCTGCAGGTCTTCCTCATGCTCTATCTCCTGCTGGAGGATCTGAAGCACCATGTTATGGGTGATGGGATCCTTATCCTTGGTTATCTCCAAAAGTCGGCTATAGACACCGATAGCGCACTGTTCACCCTTGATATTCTGGTTGAGGATGGTTTTCACAAATGGGTCGTCCGGGGCGTCGTAGCCACAGTTGGTCAGTTTGTACCAATCTTCCGGTTTGGTCACCGGGGTCCCGCCGAGTTGGATAATCCGCAGGGCAACCATATCGGCGTGCAATAGCTCCTCCGTAGCGTGCTGGAGCAGTTCGGCCCCGACAGCGTCCTTCATGGGGCCTTTCACCAACTTGGCGCCCAGCCAGTACTGATGATACGCAAACCATTCATCGCAAAAGGCCCTTCGTAACAGATTGATGAGTTCATCCACATCCATGCCGATGATTTCACGTGCTCTTGACCCCATGATGTCCTCCATGCCAAAAATAGTGTTGCAACGAAGCCATCTCTCCGATTGAAGCGTAATCCGGGACAGTAGAACTTTAGTTTCATTGTACCGAAATAGTAGCCAGTTACAACTGAAAACTCCTCGCCGCCGACTTAGGATACGACGTGAAGGATACTATTAACGACGTTTTCAGGCACAGAGGCGCCGATTAGAGGGGAGGCGCCTCCGGGCGGGCGAGCCGGGCCAGTAACAGCGACAGGGCGACCAGCACCAGGTTCTGTCCCACGGTCATCCAGGAAAGGGGGCGGGCAAGGTAGGACCCGAAACAGCCGCAGTTAAGAATCGGCACGTTGCGCAGGAGCATGAAGGCGGCAAAGCAGGCATAGACGCTGTGCAATACCAGCGAGGTCCAGGCTGCCTGCCGCAGGTGTCGGCCCCAGCACAACCATGAACCGGCTACCAGTTCGGAACCGCTGATGATGATTGCTGCAGGCCAGTGAAGTCCCTGGGGGAAGATGTGGTACGAGTGCAAGACCGCTACAAAGCCCGACATGTTGCTCAATTTTGCGATTGAGGCTGTCAGCAGGATCAGCCCGAGCGCTATGCGTAATGTGGTTTTCATTGATGGTTCCTTTTGGAGACTTATAAACTGTCGTGAGGTGGACATGTAGCACGATTTTGCGTCTATGTAAATTAAGCATGAGGGTACCTGTAAACGTGAGGGTAGTGGGGTCTGTTTGACAATGCCGCTCGCCATCCCTATACTGGCTTCACAAAATAAGCAGGAGCTACAATGAAAAAGCAGATTTACGTCATCGGGCACAAAAACCCGGATACCGACTCCATAGCTGCAGCCATCGGCTACGCCGAACTGAAAAAACGACTCGGACATGACAATGTCCTGGCTGCCATGGCAGGTTCGCCCAACCCACAAACACTCTATATCCTTGGCCGACTCGGCATCGAACTGCCGGTCTATCTGGCCGATATCCATCCCAAGGTGCGCGACGTCATCAAACGCCAACCGGTCACCGCCGGAGCAAAAGTTTCACTCAAAGAAGCCCTGGAACTGTTTCACCGCCATACCATCAGAGTCTTGCCGGTGGTGGACGGGGAAGATGTACCCATTGGAATAGTCTCTCTTCTCAAGCTGTCGGAGAAGTATCTGGTGGCCGGAACCGACCGCAAACGGGGCGTAGACAGTTCACTCAGCACCTTGGCCGACTGTCTGGATGCCACCTTTCTCTGCGGCGCTCGGTCGGAAGAGTTGGAACACCTCCATCTCTTCATCGGGGCCATGGTGGAGGATTCTTTTCTCTCCAGGATTGCCGGCTATGATCCAGCGAGTATGCTGGTCATGACCGGTGATCGCCCTTCCATTCAGCAAGCCGCCATCGACAGGGGGGTACGGATTCTGGTAGTGACCGGCGGCCTTCCGGTCAGAGAGGACTTGGTTGCCAAGGGCCGGGAGGCCGGCACCACGATCCTTTCAACGCCCCATGATACCGCCACAGCCGCCTGGTTGGCTCGCCTCTCCACACCACTTGCCTGTTTCATCGAGCCAGGGTTTGAAAAGATTGGGGTTGGTGAACCGCTGGAGCATCTGCGTCTCAAGCTGCTCCATTCGGGTGAGCCGGCGGTGGTGGCCGTGGAAGAGGACGGCTCCATTGCCGGGGTCGCCACCAAATCGTCGCTGTTGGCCTCATTCCCTTATGCCTTGATCCTGGTGGACCACAACGAACTGGGGCAAGCCGTTCCGGGGGCCGAGACAGTCGAGATCCTGGAGGTGATCGACCACCACAAGTTGGGCAATCCCCCCACAAACCAGCCGATCACGTTTATGACTGCCCCCGTGGGTAGTACCTGCACGGTGGTTGCAACTCTCTACCGCGAACGCGGGGTGGAGCCGGAAACGCATATCGCCGCCTTGCTACTGGCCGGCATCATGTCTGATACGGTCATCCTCAAGTCCCCCACCACCACCAATCGCGACCGGGAGATGGTGGCTTGGCTGGAAGAGCGTGCCGACCTGGATCACGTTGCTTTCGGCAGGGATATATTTTCGTCGTGCAGCGGCTTCAAGGCCTATGCTTCGCTGGAGAAGGCCGTCCGGTCCGACTTCAAGCATTTCGCGGCCCACGATACCCTCTTCGGCGTCGGCCAGGTGGAGGTGGTCGGTTTCGATGAGTTCTACGAGCTGAAGGAAGATCTTCGCCAAGTGCTCAAGCGGGTCAAGGAAGAGGAAGGACTGCACATGGCGGGTCTCATGGTGACTGACATCTACACCGAAAGCACGCTTTTCCTGGTGGAGGGAAAGAACGAACTGGCCCATATCATGGGGTATCCCCAGTTGGAATCGCGCCTGTATGAGCTGAAAGGGGTAATGTCGCGTAAAAAGCAGATGGTGCCTCATCTGTTGAAGGTGTTGGGGGCGCTTTGACCTCACGCCGACCAGGTGGGACGGAAAAAGAAATCATCGATGGAGCTACCATAATGACGCAAAAGGCAATGCTATGCCCTCGCTGCCGGCGGTTGATCGGCAGCGACGAAACCGTGTGTTCCTGGTGTGGAGCGCAACGTTCCAGCGCTTGGTGGCGGCCTGCGGCCTGGACCCGGGGCGGGCTTGACGGGGCTTGGCTGGTCAAGGCCATCATCACGGTAAATATAATCGTCTATGCCTTCTCCATCCTTCTTGGTATGGGGCGGGGGGGCGCTTCCGGTCCGCTGGCCGTCCTCAGTCCAAATCAGATGAGTCTGATATTGCTGGGTGCCACGGGAACGGTTCCCATCGATGGGTACGGCCGTTTCTGGACGCTGCTTACCGCCAACTATCTGCATGGTGGTATCCTGCATCTGGTTTTCAACCTGCTCGCGTTACGCCAGATCGCCCCTTGGGTCAATCAGGAGTACGGACCAAGCCGCATGTTCATCATCTATACCCTGGGGGGTATCTTTGGCTACCTGATCTCCTACCTGGCCGGGGTTTCCTTTACCATCGGCGCCTCGGGGGCCATTTGCAGCCTGATCGGTGCGCTGCTCTACTATGGCCGCAGCCGCGGTGGAGCGTATGGCAGTATGGTGTTCCGGGAGGTGAGCGGTTGGGTATTCAGCTTGATGCTATTTGGTTTCATCATGCCTGGTATCAACAACTGGGCTCATGGCGGTGGCATTGTGGGCGGGGCCATTCTGGGGATGCTCCTGGGGTATGAGGAGCGGAATCGGGAGAACGCCTCCCATCGGCTTGTGGCCCTGCTGTGCGCCGGTGCGACGGTGGGTGTGCTCGGGTGGTCGGCTTTCGTAGCTGTCGCCCTCAGGATGGGCCATTGATGCGGCATAAGGGATATATAACGCGGTTAGCAAAGAGGGACCAGGCCATGAAACGATTGCTGGTGATCATATTGCTGATGCTGGCGTCAAGGGCTCAAGCTGATATCTATACCTGGAAGGATTCACGGGGGATAGCCCACTACACCAACAAGGAATATGATATCCCCGTGCGCTACAAGGTCAAGGCAAAGCCTCTGAATATTGAGGCGGCCCAGGCTGGGGGGGCATCAACGGCCACGACGCAGCCAATGGCCCCTTCGCAATCTCCGCCGCAACCCCAAACGGTTCCGTCGAATCCCGTTATGCAACCGATTATCCGTTCGGCCGAAGCGCCGCCGCAGAACGTCCGGGTCCAGCCAAGAAGGAAGCACAAGATTCGCTCGGGGAGAGAATAGCTCGGTCCTCGGCGAAAGTCCTATGGATATATGTCACAAAAGGTTAGCCATCAGGCTAACCTTTTGTGATATCCGGGTAAGTAGAAAAGGGTGAACTACTTGAGACTACCCAGGTAGCCTACAAGAGCTTGGAGGTCATCGGCAGGCAAATCGGCGAAGGACGGCATGGCAGTAGAGGGGTTTTGTTTTTTGGGGTCCTTGAGGAAATCCTGGAGACTGGCAGCATCTTTCCGGGAGGCGATGGCTGTTAGATCGGGGCCGACCACGCCGCCCTGATTATTGACCTTATGACATTGGGCGCATTTGGTTTTGAAAAGTTGTTCTCCGGTCAGCTTCTGTTCAGGGGCTACCGTCTGTTCCGGGGATTTTTCCACCGGTCTGTTAGCGTCATTCTTAGTGCAGGCGGTCGCTGCGGTCAGAGCAAACAGCGCAGCGAGTAAAATTCGTGCGTAAGAGCGTTGCATGGTAAATCTCCTTTTAATCTAAGTGTGCAAACCTGGTACACTGTATGCCAAACCGGTGTCTGCGGCAAATATGTATACGCCTGTCTTGGCGCATTCGCAGGGCATTTCTGCCCTTTCTGCGTATTGAGGAGCAATTTGACAAACCTGACTTCCCCGGTAGCATCTCTTGAGAAGAATCTATCTCAATCGAGGAGGAGCACCATGAAGACATCGTTGGCTACTTTCACCATGTTGGCTGTTTCGGCAAGTTTGGTGCTGGCGGCTGGTCAGCCTTCCGCTGACCGGGGCAAGGAATTGTTTAACAGCACGGCCTTGGGGACAAACGGCAAAAGTTGCGCCAGTTGTCACCCAGATGGCAATGGCTTGGAAAAGGCTGCTGCCTCTGG
Encoded proteins:
- a CDS encoding 4Fe-4S binding protein — its product is METARSGPVLDCSTSVPIHVDVERCSGCGRCVAACLLRLITLEQRGYRKAALITSIEHCTRCGACIESCPIGALTATPP
- a CDS encoding fused MFS/spermidine synthase — encoded protein: MPLHTITIFLGSFLLFQLQPLVGRSILPWFGGGPAVWATCMVFFQVGLLAGYSYAHAISPLSRTRQACLHGGLLIASLLLLPVSPAADIWKPAQGSPPIPAILSLLATTIGLPYLALCASAPLVQHWFLHDFPKRSPYRLYSLSNIASLLALASYPFVIEPLISLRHQAVVWSWGFGLYCLSCAACGLRPVLSGKPSTAMFSDNGSADQECNANTPALSTGDLMFWLLLSACGSALLLTTTNQLCQEVAVIPFLWVAPLALYLLSFVICFRNDHGYDRLLWGILLPGFLVPACSVFILGARVALPLQIIVYLAALFAGCMVCHGELVRSRPHPARLTAFYLTMSAGGALGGMFVALAAPAFFNDFWEYPVIWWVTCLSIVAAWRRNGLFKVAPSWLKPAIGCGIAVLVLTTLRPLLNYRSYTDTVTRNFYGVLRVVKHLESSGEMRTLMHGAITHGIQFVDPGKRRLATSYYGPESGVGLALLLHPRRVNHLPLRVGIIGLGTGSIAVYGLPGDLFRFYEINPAVIDIAREHFSYLSDSAARIETVTGDARLMLEAELVSGRQQQFDVLVVDAFSSDAIPIHLLTRECFAVYDRHLRPDGIIAINATNRFLNLVPLIGAVGRREGFRVTPVSSPANSQNGTFKADWVLLTRNAQFISNDTVRNRLAPVPPVAVRPWTDDYASLWPLIKF
- a CDS encoding DUF2269 family protein; its protein translation is MRVLQEYDTVSIVLKFAHIISSCVWFGAVVCIGVLLYLNHESGSSEELNAFNLGIHYLDNYLIGPAVIVSILSGVFLCFSNNLQLFACRWVIKKWLSSLVAVAFGLIWLAPWLKELEIICRINQFMVFTIPGYYRTYYLNHISLVVQEIMLLYLILISLLKPCTGYKNCIHCRERFGYKKSEKPLSCPSD
- a CDS encoding ferritin-like domain-containing protein — encoded protein: MGSRAREIIGMDVDELINLLRRAFCDEWFAYHQYWLGAKLVKGPMKDAVGAELLQHATEELLHADMVALRIIQLGGTPVTKPEDWYKLTNCGYDAPDDPFVKTILNQNIKGEQCAIGVYSRLLEITKDKDPITHNMVLQILQQEIEHEEDLQALLEDFELMMRAFKE
- a CDS encoding DUF4124 domain-containing protein, coding for MKRLLVIILLMLASRAQADIYTWKDSRGIAHYTNKEYDIPVRYKVKAKPLNIEAAQAGGASTATTQPMAPSQSPPQPQTVPSNPVMQPIIRSAEAPPQNVRVQPRRKHKIRSGRE
- a CDS encoding MauE/DoxX family redox-associated membrane protein: MKTTLRIALGLILLTASIAKLSNMSGFVAVLHSYHIFPQGLHWPAAIIISGSELVAGSWLCWGRHLRQAAWTSLVLHSVYACFAAFMLLRNVPILNCGCFGSYLARPLSWMTVGQNLVLVALSLLLARLARPEAPPL
- a CDS encoding formylglycine-generating enzyme family protein; translated protein: MKRLSLVAACICFLPLFAASTSFGEVVKEYTDSVTGIRFAHVGGGCFKMGDTFGDGANNEKPPHDVCVSDFSIAKTETTQAQWKKVMGDNPAFFKSCGDDCPVENVSWSDVQAFIGKLNKMSGQEYRLPTEAEWEYACRSGGKSEKFCGGNDVEAVAWYFSTAGDRPQRVGRKRPNGLGIYDMSGNLWEWVNDWYDEKFSSIKENPQGPSAGSNRIIRGGGWFMLPKNVRASVRSSLPPEVHTYDVGFRLVLPSP
- a CDS encoding tetratricopeptide repeat protein; translated protein: MADSDASKEFDNGLTLFKAGNLLRALGHFEKSMEAQPTALCASYYAYCMAKERGHVTKGIDLCRKSLAQEPGNPVHYLNLARIHLLGPNKEEALTVLRDGMQHAHDPELAALLNQVGIRKPPVIQSLRRDNPINKFLGILLSKFGMR
- a CDS encoding putative manganese-dependent inorganic diphosphatase; amino-acid sequence: MKKQIYVIGHKNPDTDSIAAAIGYAELKKRLGHDNVLAAMAGSPNPQTLYILGRLGIELPVYLADIHPKVRDVIKRQPVTAGAKVSLKEALELFHRHTIRVLPVVDGEDVPIGIVSLLKLSEKYLVAGTDRKRGVDSSLSTLADCLDATFLCGARSEELEHLHLFIGAMVEDSFLSRIAGYDPASMLVMTGDRPSIQQAAIDRGVRILVVTGGLPVREDLVAKGREAGTTILSTPHDTATAAWLARLSTPLACFIEPGFEKIGVGEPLEHLRLKLLHSGEPAVVAVEEDGSIAGVATKSSLLASFPYALILVDHNELGQAVPGAETVEILEVIDHHKLGNPPTNQPITFMTAPVGSTCTVVATLYRERGVEPETHIAALLLAGIMSDTVILKSPTTTNRDREMVAWLEERADLDHVAFGRDIFSSCSGFKAYASLEKAVRSDFKHFAAHDTLFGVGQVEVVGFDEFYELKEDLRQVLKRVKEEEGLHMAGLMVTDIYTESTLFLVEGKNELAHIMGYPQLESRLYELKGVMSRKKQMVPHLLKVLGAL
- a CDS encoding branched-chain amino acid aminotransferase, encoding MEISVVPLSADKMKAKFKDESHLGFGKIFTDRMFLVEWSVDKGWHDARVKPYEPFMLDPACLVLHYAQEIFEGLKAYKWEDGRIALFRPEMNARRFQSSADRLCMPEVPEDLFLAGIEKLVSLERDWIPTAPGTSLYIRPALIAVEPVLGVKTSDHYYFYVILSPVGAYYAAGFNPVSILVEDKYVRATPGGTGEAKTGGNYASSLKAGLEAKKKGYDQVLWLDGRERRYIEEVGAMNMFFVYGNHIVTAPLSGSILAGVTRDSVLKLATSMGCTVEERPIDVNELMADFKSGKITEAFGSGTAAVITPVGKLCYKDECVTVGQGVGSLTQKLYDTLTGIQTGKIADTFGWVRFVA
- a CDS encoding rhomboid family intramembrane serine protease; translation: MTQKAMLCPRCRRLIGSDETVCSWCGAQRSSAWWRPAAWTRGGLDGAWLVKAIITVNIIVYAFSILLGMGRGGASGPLAVLSPNQMSLILLGATGTVPIDGYGRFWTLLTANYLHGGILHLVFNLLALRQIAPWVNQEYGPSRMFIIYTLGGIFGYLISYLAGVSFTIGASGAICSLIGALLYYGRSRGGAYGSMVFREVSGWVFSLMLFGFIMPGINNWAHGGGIVGGAILGMLLGYEERNRENASHRLVALLCAGATVGVLGWSAFVAVALRMGH
- a CDS encoding cytochrome c family protein → MQRSYARILLAALFALTAATACTKNDANRPVEKSPEQTVAPEQKLTGEQLFKTKCAQCHKVNNQGGVVGPDLTAIASRKDAASLQDFLKDPKKQNPSTAMPSFADLPADDLQALVGYLGSLK
- a CDS encoding c-type cytochrome; translation: MKTSLATFTMLAVSASLVLAAGQPSADRGKELFNSTALGTNGKSCASCHPDGNGLEKAAASGQKKLEKIANQCIVKALKGKALASGSPDLTSLVAYLKSLAPAKTK